A section of the Oncorhynchus gorbuscha isolate QuinsamMale2020 ecotype Even-year linkage group LG06, OgorEven_v1.0, whole genome shotgun sequence genome encodes:
- the LOC124038239 gene encoding zinc finger SWIM domain-containing protein 8-like isoform X2, which translates to MELMFAEWEDGERFSFEDSDRFEEDSLCSFISEAESLCQNWRGWRKQSGGPNSPTVKIKDGQVIPLVELSAKQVAFHIPFEVVEKVYPPVPEQLQLRIAYWSFPENEEDIRLYSCLANGSPDEFQRGEQLYRMRAVKDPLQIGFHLSATVVSPQTGQSKGAYNVAVMFDRCRITSCSCTCGAGAKWCAHVVALCLFRIHNASAVCLRAPVSESLSRLQRDQLQKFAQYLISELPQQILPTAQRLLDELLSSQSTAINTVCGAPDPTAGPSASDQSTWYLDESTLSDNIKKTLHKFCGPSPVVFSDVNSMYLSSTEPPAAAEWACLLRPLRGREPEGIWNLLSIVREMFKRRDSNAAPLLEILTEQCLTYEQIIGWWYSVRTSASHSSASGHTGRSNGQSEVAAHACASMCDDMVVLWRLAVLDPTMSPQRRLELASQLKQWHLKVIEIVKRGQHRKSLDKLFQGFKPAVESCYFNWEVAYPLPGITYCSADKKSASFCWARAVQQQRGAKAGMAGDTSELAGGGGRSGSSEGGGGDYRGRTPQQEVAVRPKETIVSKRKGLSAGGGGGVLVRLGGSVCLSLEEGSSKGMYKGAGSSSSIGGKAKLAQGGKLSSGGSAGVGGKHQAAKRRTSSEDSSLEPDMAELSLDDGSSLALGAEASNTFDFTPPPPEMLPSPSPLLREPHKYSGGGKGAGNMPKERSFEVKRVTLAATLPATESQPAFPLKENAAVVVEVAVALEKEVEVVAEMEVNGNKEVAPAGDARLSTSVAVVTVTAAAAKPPRGGRRETGAGAVALPNQSPGAGGDLVGEDDYRAYYLNAASEEGAERVPENNHEEEPDIFAGIKPLEQEGQMEVLFACAEALHAHGYSNEACRLAVELAGDLLANPPDLKVEQPQTKGKKSKVSTSRQTQVATNTLVKTSFLLTVLSERLELHNLAFSTGMFSLELQRPPASTKALEVKLAYQESEVVALLKKIPLGLVEMTSIRDRAEQLRDGNFCDYRPVLPLMLASFIFDVLCTPVCTVVSPTGSRPPSRNRNNEMPGDEELGFEAAVAALGMKTTVSEAEHPLLCEGTRREKGDLALALMITYKDDQSKLKKILDKLLDRESQTHKPQTLSSFYSSKPAASSQRSPSKHAAHNAHGHGGATGGVSKHAPNATAAAGSSSVQAVAAGGAAGQLAGSGVQNNATPGEGVSEAREQDGAQPASCDQPSEAVPFKPEGTVPSRLALGGRGAYSGRCWGSPVRQKKKHTGMASIDSSAPETTSDSSPTLSRRPLRGGWAAASWGRGQDSDSISSSSSDSLGSSSSSGSRRAGGGARAKSTDTSRYKGRRPECHAPHVPNQPSEAAAHFYFELAKTVLIKAGGNSSTSIFTQPSASGGHQGPHRNLHLCAFEIGLYALGLHNFVSPNWLSRTYSSHVSWITGQAMEIGSAALNILVECWDGHLTPPEVASLADRASRARDPNMVRAAAELALSCLPHAHALNPNEIQRALVQCKEQVHVRYSSVLQKTHRTTHDNVMLEKACMAVEEAAKGGGVYPEVLFEVAHQWYWLYEQTVGGGSGAQREGPGRCRANGGAGRRPPETGHGVTDNSGNMESSGVATVTASVTAAAVVPVISVGSTIYQSHALPGSAMAHPHSQGLHPYTTIQAHLPTVCTPQYLGHPLQHVPRPTVFPLSGGAYPQCVCVPSQGMHSAFIGAQYPFSVATGPHPPMAATAVTFPGIPVPSMTQIAVHPYHTETGLPLSTTVAGATTFSPFYPVGGVHAGATIQAIQGSSLPGMSSQPVSLVSAPFPSEDEQHSQPISQQGLHYLHSAYRVGMLALEMLGRRAHNDHPNNFSRSPPYTEDVKWLLGLAARLGVNYVYQFCVGAAKGVLSPFVLQEIIMEALQRLNPAHIHAHLRTPAFHQLVQRCQQAYLQYIHHRLIHLTPADYDDFVNIIRSARGAFCLTPVGMMQFNDVLQNLKRGKQTKELWQRISLEMATFSP; encoded by the exons atgGTCAGGTCATCCCTCTGGTGGAGCTTTCAGCCAAGCAGGTGGCATTCCATATCCCGTTTGAGGTGGTGGAGAAGGTCTATCCTCCTGTCCCTGAGCAGCTGCAGCTACGCATCGCCTACTGGAGCTTCCCTGAGAACGAGGAGGACATCCG GCTGTACTCGTGTCTGGCCAACGGCAGCCCAGATGAGTTCCAGCGAGGGGAGCAGCTGTACAGGATGAGGGCTGTTAAAGACCCTCTGCAGATAG gTTTCCACCTCAGTGCCACCGTGGTATCGCCCCAGACTGGCCAATCAAAAGGGGCGTACAATGTGGCTGTCATGTTTGACCGCTGCCGCATTACCTCCTGCAGTTGCACCTGCGGGGCCGGGGCCAAGTGGTGCGCCCACGTGGTGGCCCTCTGCCTCTTTAGGATCCACAAC GCGTCTGCAGTGTGCCTGCGAGCCCCCGTTTCAGAGTCCCTTTCCCGGCTGCAGAGGGACCAGCTGCAGAAGTTTGCCCAGTACCTAATCAGCGAGCTTCCCCAACAG ATTTTGCCCACAGCCCAGAGGCTCCTGGATGAGCTCCTGTCCTCCCAGTCCACAGCCATCAACACAGTGTGTGGGGCTCCAG ACCCCACTGCTGGCCCCTCGGCCTCTGACCAGAGCACTTGGTATCTAGATGAGTCCACGCTCAGTGACAACATCAAGAAGACACTGCACAAGTTCTGTGGCCCCTCTCCTGTGGTCTTCAG TGACGTCAACTCCATGTACCTGTCATCCACGGAGCCACCGGCTGCGGCAGAGTGGGCATGTCTGCTGAGACCTCTGAGGGGGCGGGAGCCTGAGGGGATCTGGAACCTCCTGTCTATCGTCAGGGAGATGTTCAAGAGGAGGGACAGCAACGCTGCACCTCTACTAGAGATCCTCACTGAGCAGTGTCTCACTTATGAACAG ATTATTGGCTGGTGGTACAGCGTGCGTACGTCGGCGTCCCACAGCAGTGCCAGCGGGCACACGGGGCGCAGTAACGGGCAGTCGGAGGTGGCAGCCCACGCCTGCGCCAGCATGTGtgatgacatggtggttctgtgGAGGCTGGCTGTGCTAGACCCTACCATGAGCCCTCAGAG GCGTTTGGAGCTGGCCTCCCAGCTCAAGCAGTGGCATCTGAAAGTGATTGAGATTGTGAAGCGAGGGCAACATCGCAAGTCCCTGGACAAACTGTTCCAGGGCTTCAAGCCAGCCGTGGAGTCCTGCTACTTCAACTGGGAGGTGGCCTACCCACTGCCAGGCATCACCTACTGCAGTGCTGACAAGAAGAGCGCCTCCTTTTGCTGGGCCAGGGCAGTGCAGCAGCAGAGAGGGGCCAAGGCTGGCATGGCTGGAGACACCTCTGAACTtgcaggaggaggggggagatctGGAAGCTCTGAGGGAGGTGGGGGAGACTACAGGGGCAGAACTCCCCAACAAGAAGTGGCTGTCAGGCCCAAAGAGACCATTGTGAGCAAGAGGAAGGGGTTGTCAGCCGGGGGCGGAGGAGGGGTCCTAGTGCGGCTAGGGGGCAGTGTCTGTCTTTCTCTAGAGGAGGGCAGTAGTAAGGGGATGTACAAAGGCGCAGGTTCCTCCTCGTCCATTGGGGGCAAGGCTAAGCTGGCCCAGGGGGGGAAGTTGTCCTCCGGGGGATCAGCAGGGGTAGGGGGAAAACACCAAGCGGCCAAGCGGCGCACCAGCAGTGAGGACAGCTCCCTGGAGCCTGACATGGCCGAGCTGAGCCTGGATGATGGCTCCAGTCTGGCGCTGGGCGCCGAGGCCAGTAACACCTTTGACTTCACACCCCCGCCACCTGAGATGCTACCCTCACCAAGCCCGCTACTCAGAGAGCCACACAAATACAGTGGGGGAGGGAAAGGGGCCGGAAACATGCCCAAGGAGCGCTCCTTCGAGGTCAAACGTGTCACTCTTGCTGCCACCCTGCCTGCTACTGAGTCCCAGCCCGCCTTCCCCCTCAAGGAGAACGCCGCTGTCGTCGTGGAAGTGGCTGTTGCCTTGGAGAAGGAGGTGGAAGTAGTGGCAGAGATGGAGGTGAATGGAAATAAGGAGGTGGCCCCCGCTGGAGATGCTCGGCTCTCCACCTCGGTCGCTGTTGTTACCGTGACTGCTGCTGCCGCCAAGCCACCGCGTGGTGGGCGCCGAGAGACTGGCGCTGGAGCCGTAGCCCTGCCCAATCAGAGCCCAGGGGCAGGGGGAGATCTTGTTGGAGAAGATGACTACCGGGCCTACTACCTAAATGCAGCCTctgaggagggggcagagagagtgcCAGAGAACAACCATGAGGAGGAACCAGACATCTTTGCTGGGATCAAGCCACTGGAGCAGGAGGGCCAGATGGAGGTGCTGTTTGCATGTGCAGAGGCCCTCCACGCCCATGGCTACAGCAACGAGGCCTGCAGACTGGCAGTGGAGCTGGCTGGAGACCTGCTGGCCAACCCTCCAGACCTGAAGGTGGAGCAGCCCCAGACAAAGGGTAAGAAGAGCAAGGTGTCCACCAGCAGGCAGACCCAGGTGGCCACCAACACCCTGGTCAAGACCTCCTTCCTGCTGACGGTGCTAAGTGAGAGGCTGGAGCTCCACAACCTGGCCTTCAGCACGGGCATGTTCTCCCTGGAGCTGCAGAGGCCCCCAGCCTCCACCAAGGCCCTGGAGGTCAAGCTGGCCTACCAGGAGTCAGAGGTGGTGGCTCTGCTGAAGAAGATCCCTCTGGGCCTGGTGGAGATGACGTCCATACGGGACAGGGCCGAGCAGCTCCGAGACGGGAATTTCTGTGACTACAGGCCTGTCCTGCCCCTCATGCTGGCCAGCTTCATATTTGATGTGCTGTGTACCCCAG TTTGTACAGTTGTCTCCCCCACAGGTTCCCGTCCTCCCAGCCGTAACCGGAACAACGAGATGCCTGGAGACGAGGAGCTGGGCTTTGAGGCTGCTGTCGCAGCACTGG GTATGAAGACCACAGTGAGCGAGGCAGAGCACCCTCTGCTGTGTGAGGGGaccaggagagagaaaggagacttGGCTCTGGCTCTTATGATCACATACAAGGATGACCAGAGCAAGCTGAAAAAG ATCCTGGACAAACTGctggacagagagagccagacccACAAGCCCCAAACCCTGAGTTCCTTCTACTCCAGCAAGCCAGCTGCCAGCAGCCAGAGGAGCCCGTCCAAGCACGCTGCCCACAATGCTCACGGACACGGAGGTGCCACCGGAGGGGTGTCCAAACACGCCCCAAATGCCACGGCTGCAGCTGGGTCCTCCTCTGTGCAAGCGGTGGCTGCTGGTGGGGCAGCAGGACAACTGGCAGGCAGCGGTGTGCAGAACAACGCCACACCCGGAGAGGGCGTCAGTGAGGCCAGAGAACAAG ATGGCGCCCAGCCTGCGTCATGTGACCAGCCGAGTGAGGCAGTCCCATTCAAGCCCGAGGGCACTGTGCCTAGTCGCTTGGCGCTGGGAGGACGGGGAGCATACAGCGGACGCTGCTGGGGCTCTCCTGTCCGCCAGAAGAAGAAACACACAG GCATGGCGAGTATCGACAGCAGTGCTCCTGAGACCACCTCAGACAGCTCCCCCACCCTCAGCCGACGTCCACTCAGAGGGGGCTGGGCTGCGGCTTCTTGGGGGAGGGGCCAGGACAGTGACAGCATCAGCAGCTCTTCCTCTGATTCACTGGGCTCCTCCTCATCGAGTGGCTCTCGCAGGGCCGGAGGGGGAGCTAGGGCGAAGAGCACAGACACCAGCAG GTATAAAGGGCGTCGTCCCGAGTGCCATGCACCCCATGTGCCCAACCAGCCATCGGAGGCGGCGGCTCACTTCTACTTTGAGCTGGCCAAGACGGTGCTGATCAAGGCCGGGGGCAACAGCTCCACCTCCATCTTCACCCAGCCCTCAGCCAGCGGGGGCCACCAGGGTCCCCACCGCAACTTGCACCTCTGTGCCTTCGAGATTGGCCTGTACGCCCTGGGCCTGCACAACTTTGTCTCGCCCAACTGGCTATCCAGGACCTACTCCTCCCACGTCTCCTGGATCACAG gcCAGGCCATGGAGATTGGCAGTGCTGCCCTCAACATCCTGGTGGAATGCTGGGACGGGCACCTCACCCCTCCCGAGGTGGCATCACTAGCAGACAGGGCATCACGGGCGCGGGACCCCAACATGGTTCGCGCTGCGGCCGAGCTGGCCCTGAGCTGCCTGCCCCATGCACACGCCCTCAACCCCAATGAGATCCAGAGGGCCCTGGTGCAGTGCAAGGAACAGGTACATGTCCGGTACTCTTCAGTTCTGCAGAAGACACATCGGACTACTCAT GACAATGTGATGCTAGAGAAAGCCTGTATGGCTGTAGAGGAGGCAGCCAAGGGGGGCGGTGTGTACCCTGAGGTTCTGTTTGAGGTGGCCCACCAATGGTACTGGCTCTATGAGCAGACAGTAGGAGGGGGCTCAGGGGCCCAGCGTGAGGGCCCGGGACGCTGCAGGGCCAACGGTGGAGCTGGGAGAAGGCCCCCGGAGACTGGTCACGGTGTGACGGACAACAGTGGCAACATGGAGTCCTCTGGTGTTGCCACAGTGACTGCCTCTGTGACAGCAGCGGCTGTGGTGCCCGTCATCTCTGTGGGCTCCACCATCTACCAATCACACGCCCTTCCTGGCTCTGCAATGGCCCACCCCCACTCCCAGGGCCTGCATCCCTACACTACAATCCAGGCCCACCTGCCCACTGTCTGCACCCCCCAGTACCTGGGGCACCCGCTGCAGCACGTCCCCCGGCCCACTGTGTTCCCCTTGTCAGGGGGTGCGTACCCACAG tgtgtatgtgtgccctcCCAGGGAATGCACTCGGCCTTTATCGGTGCCCAGTACCCGTTCTCAGTGGCCACCGGCCCCCACCCGCCCATGGCAGCAACTGCGGTCACCTTCCCTGGTATTCCCGTGCCGTCCATGACCCAGATCGCCGTCCACCCGTACCACACTGAGACCGGCCTGCCTCTGAGCACCACTGTAGCAG GAGCCACGACTTTTTCCCCTTTCTATCCAGTAGGTGGCGTCCATGCAGGCGCCACAATCCAGGCCATTCAGGGGTCATCTCTTCCTGGTATGTCTTCCCAGCCCGTCTCATTGGTCAGCGCCCCCTTCCCGTCTGAAGACGAGCAGCatagccagccaatcagccagcagGGTCTTCACTACCTGCACTCAGCCTACAGAGTTG GCATGCTGGCTTTGGAGATGCTTGGAAGGAGGGCTCACAACGACCACCCCAATAACTTCTCCCGCAGCCCCCCATACACGGAGGATGTCAAGTGGCTCCTGGGCCTGGCTGCACGGCTAG gTGTGAACTACGTGTACCAGTTCTGTGTGGGTGCGGCGAAGGGTGTGCTCAGCCCCTTTGTCCTTCAGGAGATCATCATGGAGGCTCTCCAGAGACTCAACCCCGCCCACATCCATGCCCACCTCCGCACGCCCGCCTTCCATCAGCTTGTGCAGCGCTGCCAGCAGGCCTATCTACAG TACATCCACCACCGGCTGATCCACCTGACCCCGGCCGACTACGACGACTTTGTCAACATCATCCGCAGTGCCCGCGGGGCCTTCTGTTTGACCCCTGTGGGAATGATGCAGTTCAATGACGTGCTTCAGAACCTGAAGAGGGGCAAGCAGACCAAGGAGCTGTGGCAGCGCATCTCTCTGGAGATGGCCACCTTCTCCCCATGA